CCAGCGTATCTGTGCAGAGCTGTCTGTAACTTCAGACACCTCTCTGAGCCTTGGTGGATCTGGAACCTCATCTTCCCTCGACATGCCAGGACATAAACACGGGGATGCATTCTGCAGTTCACTGCATGGCTTCTGAAGGTGCCTACAGGGATTGTAGTCACAGGAGGTATATGCCTGCACTGGAGTTTTTGTTGACTGTTCATCGTAATCGTAGTCATCTACATAGTGTATCAGTGATCTGGTGGATGCAGGCTCTGACTGAGCGTCGGTCCTCGTGGAGTTCAGCTGTGGTAGGTTCATACGTGGTGTACCTTCCCCAGCACGAGTGGCAAAGGAGTGCATATAATGGTCGGTGGCGTTGGGGTTTCCTGTTGCTCTAGTAGAATAATCACTAGTGGGTTGGTTGAACGGGCCTTTCTGGGGAAATGTTGCATCGGTTGTTCTGAGCTCTCTCTTTAGCTGGTCTGTTTCAGTTTGACTTGTGTAGCCATAATTTGAGGGCTGACTATAGAGCTCTCTGAGAAAACCCAGGGAGGTTGTTATGGACGTGGAAGAAGGGAGATGGCTCGTGAAttcagcagctgccacctccTCATGGGAGGAACTGTTGGCCTTTGTGAGCATTGGCTCAGTTGGGTTGGCTGCAGTTGTGCTCGTTACATTCTTCTGAATTAGGGAGCTGGTGTAAGTGTCTTTGGTTAGTGGAGCAGAGTCTACCGTTGTTGCTACAGTAGTGGTGTCATAACCGGTGAGGCTGAAAGCATCGTGTTTTGGAGAGGGCGTCTTTGAATCGTGCAGTGTAACATTTCTCTCAGACTGGCATTTGTTGTAGAGCTCTAGCAGTGAAAAAGATGTTGAAGGTCTGCCCCAGTCTTCCTGGGATGTGTTGCAAAAAGTCTTCCAAGCTCTGCAGGGGGGACAAATTAGAAAAGATCCACAAGAACATTACAGGCTCCCGTAAGGCTGCCAAGATTGGAATTGGCAACCTGCTGTCCAAAAACtgtttttatattaaagaaGACGTGAAACCTAGACCAAAGGTAAGTTGTCTTAACAATAGTCCTGTGCTTGGCAGATGGCTTTCCACAACACTGGGAACTTAGCTGactggctttttggttttgtattttgttttgaatatctTTTGCCTGAGAGGAAGCATCCTTTAGTACAAGGACTGTGAACCTTAGCAAGAGTGTTGGGGCTCATGACAACTCATCATAAAGGGTCAGACTTTAATGCCACACTAAGAGGGGAACGCATGCAGAAAGCTGTAGTGTGGTCCCCAAGATCCTTAAGCCAGCTGGTTTaggcagctggagctgtgctgctaTGGGATGTGCTTTTCAATGACTAAACTCTTTCTTTACTCAGGCATTGCTTGTTTTTGTAAAGAATGCAACTGCTAAGCTCATCCTGATGAGAAATAATCTAATGTTAACAATCTACttccctgctctctctgctAAGAATGACAAATCTTCTTGGTGGCCTTTCAAAAGAAAGAGATCATACACATGCAAAGTACTTCTTTTAACTACAGCTTATTGTAATTAGTCTGTCAAACTGTAGGAGAGCATGAAAACAATAGGTGACAAATGGTGCTATTTGCAAGGGATTTTGCTGACCGCCTGTGCTGAAGTAGGCTTTGGGAATGCaaggacaaagaagaaaataatttgctaaaGTTCTTGCAAAGTCGTCCGGTTTCTGCACCCAGTGCTGGCCCATATCAAGGCCACCAAGCTAGCTCATTTTTTATCTCCAGGTAACAGAGAAATATGAACTGAAATAGAGAGAAAATAAGCTGTTCTCACCTTAAAGTAGAATCCACAGCTAATAACACTTTATACTGTTCTACATGTACCCACTGGATTTGCCTACATGCAAATCTAACTCAGCCATGCTTTGTCCCTGAAGGGGACTGTTTAGCGTTTCTACCTCTTGTGGAAGGGAAGAACACACAAAAGAATTTGAGTAACATAGATGATGGTGAATGTTTGGTCCCCAAAAAACTTAGACATGTAAGTTGTGTCTGAAGAGCGTTATTTTATCTCCTTGAACTCACTTACTTTTGCAGTACAACTTTGTTGGGTATGGagagcagccaggagagctggcagTCACATAACAGAGGATTTCCGTACAAGTTGATAATGATGCTGCTGTTCGATGAACTGATATTCCAAGGATTAAAGGAACTCAGGTTACAGCTGCGAGATgacaaatgaaataattagCAAGCACTAAGCTACGTACCGAGGACTGGAGTGTGCTTAGTATCTCAGCATGTGTAAGACACAAAGCAATATTCCCAGTTCCCTCGGAAGCAGCCAGTTATCAACATCAccattctgcattttaaagtcCAGGCTAACCATCTCTCATTTGCACAGTGTAGCTGCTGTGTGTTAAAGTGTAACAAAAGCGTGGTGAGGGGCTAACACCTTTAGAGGTGGCAACTGAAAGGGCTTAGCATTTGGCAAGGGTCTTCCGTGAAAGGCAATCGCTCTGCCATCATGCGTTCGGCTACACTTGTTACCGTACCGTTTTATCATTTCTCTAGCTTCCTTCTCAGTCTGCTTGTCATGGCTTGACTGTATGCCAATCATCCTCTTCATGTTAATTGCCTCTTTCATAATATAGACTCTCACCTACTAAAGTCAAATGACTGATACAGGAAGACCTTGCTTGCCTTCACTGTTAAGCTGGCCTAGCTGCAGGAGTGTGATAATGTGGCCTCCCTGCAGTCTGAGTGCTCAGAAGATGCTCTTTTGTCTTTGCCTTTTAACtgcttctggtttgttttttaagtttgGGTCACGATTTTTAGCACTTTGAACTGGTATTCCTGTAGGTATTGTAAAGTGCTGTGTAAATTCAGTGTGGCTATCCAGTGGGGGGTGGAAtccactggggttttttttgcttaaatggGTTTATTTCCCTGAATGGTTCCTAGAGCACAGCCAGTgctcttgtgtttgttttctgggtttatAGTCTGGGCCTGTATTATAGGAAACTTCTAGGGTGCTCTCCAAATCTTTTCCTTTATGCTGACCGTTCAGTGTGCAGTTTACCTGCTCTTATTTTGATAAATCAGAGTTTTATTTCCCCTTAGTATTTCAACAGGCGTGTGACATACCAAGCAAATCACACACTGAGGCGTTACCTCTAGAATAACGAGTAAGCCGTTGCTTTTACTAATGCCGAACAAGGAACTAATATTAATTTCTCCCGCTAAAAGTGGAAGGGACAGGATTTTTGACTGCTTCCAAGGTGTAGATTTTAGCAAATGTCCACGTTCATCCTTTGTGGAGCAAGGAACCCTCAGTGACCCACTTCTCCTCTGGTGAGACACTGCCATTGGAACTGTGTTGGAAGCGTGGTCTGTATCACACGTGGGCTTCAGTGGATCTGTGCTAATCTTACCAGCGCTAGACAAATTCATCCATTGGACAGGGAGATAAGGCAGAAGAGCGGGAGCACAATGGATACAATCTCAGGCAACCAGTAACTGTGCTGAGTGTTGTGCCACCTTTTTCGGCTGTATCACCTCTTCTACTGTATCAGGTCTACATCATAGGCTTTACATGGCATACCTGAGTATAAGACAGCATGTTTCTCCATGGCACACAAGACCATACCTCCTTCCTAAATATTTGATAAGAAGCatactttgcaaaaaaaatcagctctcAGGCACCATGGTGCTGTGAGGCAAAGGCAACATtatgtgaggaagaaaaaaaagaaaactcacttCTCGAACGAGAGATGGCTCAGATGAGGAGCACTGTCAAACATCTCTGTCCTCACGAAACCCAGTGAGGGGGAGTCTTGACAGTTCAGCTCTTGGAGCCCAGGCATGGACTTGAAGAAGTCAGTGTTGAGGCTTCTTAATCGTGACATCTTTGTCAGGTGAAGTGATCTGAGGTTGGGCAAGTCTCTGGTCCACTCTGGTtcaactgaagcagaaaaaagatTTATACCTGTTGCCTAAATAGAGCATTCTTGTGGATTTCTGcctagaaaaatgttttgaattcaTTGAGGTATGAAATATCTCTGTAGTCTT
This genomic interval from Falco cherrug isolate bFalChe1 chromosome 13, bFalChe1.pri, whole genome shotgun sequence contains the following:
- the LRRN4 gene encoding leucine-rich repeat neuronal protein 4 produces the protein MFSPLLVLSLLVGNTASSRLSRAEPAASRDVTTFFQLAQEDSWENVNLTSMSCEDRKNATWITLQLTNSSLTAFPICLPEALETLDLSNNLLEEVNSTEIANLPHLHTLSLRQNPLRSVRWGSEVLSSLLSLDLSFNKLSSVPSCHSSALPNLRWLSLAGNPLIEIQPLAFSCYPQLQFLNLSATLLGQNDSRGIRESAFAISTSPSEAMNTTGNTIIVLDLSGTFLEKIEPEWTRDLPNLRSLHLTKMSRLRSLNTDFFKSMPGLQELNCQDSPSLGFVRTEMFDSAPHLSHLSFENCNLSSFNPWNISSSNSSIIINLYGNPLLCDCQLSWLLSIPNKVVLQKAWKTFCNTSQEDWGRPSTSFSLLELYNKCQSERNVTLHDSKTPSPKHDAFSLTGYDTTTVATTVDSAPLTKDTYTSSLIQKNVTSTTAANPTEPMLTKANSSSHEEVAAAEFTSHLPSSTSITTSLGFLRELYSQPSNYGYTSQTETDQLKRELRTTDATFPQKGPFNQPTSDYSTRATGNPNATDHYMHSFATRAGEGTPRMNLPQLNSTRTDAQSEPASTRSLIHYVDDYDYDEQSTKTPVQAYTSCDYNPCRHLQKPCSELQNASPCLCPGMSREDEVPDPPRLREVSEVTDSSAQIRWCAPNSVVHTYKLTLHAQGNEDRQFVLDNIYSTARQYTLYNLLPYTTYHICVTASNKAGSSQPESQGIPGNSCTKFKTKPSYKCVFAALSAASGLFLISTIILSVCLCKACKKPQSEQYGTHLVSYKNPAFDYPLKLQTTN